In one window of Miscanthus floridulus cultivar M001 chromosome 12, ASM1932011v1, whole genome shotgun sequence DNA:
- the LOC136497149 gene encoding probable protein phosphatase 2C 43, translated as MWPWLERIASVCWDRVRRYALTRKGEDDGDGDGGDGDDGAVDELLWSRDLARHAAGEFSFAIVQANDVLEDHSQVETAAAATFVGVYDGHGGAEASRFISNHLSAHIVRLAQEHGTMSEDVVRKAFSATEEGFLSLVRRTHLIKPAMATIGSCCLVGIIWRGTLYLANLGDSRAVVGSVNGSSRIVAEQLTRDHNASMEEIRQELRTLHPDDSQIVVLKNGVWRIKGIIQVSRSIGDAYLKKREFAADPSTARFHLSEPLRRPVLTSEPSVCSRVLSSQDRFLIFASDGLWEHLSNQQAVEIVHNNPREGIARRLVQAALKEAARKREMRYGDIKKLDKGVRRYIHDDITVVVVFVDHELQSEDSASTSVPELSVRGFVDAGGRSIFSGLNDIT; from the exons ATGTGGCCGTGGCTGGAGAGGATTGCGTCCGTGTGCTGGGACCGGGTCCGGAGGTACGCGCTTACGAGGAAGGGTgaggacgacggcgacggcgacggcggcgacggcgacgacggcgcCGTCGACGAGCTGCTGTGGTCGCGGGACCTCGCGCGGCACGCGGCGGGCGAGTTCTCCTTCGCCATCGTGCAGGCCAACGACGTGCTGGAGGACCACAGCCAGGTGGagacggccgccgccgccaccttcgtcGGCGTCTACGACGGCCACGGGGGCGCCGAGGCGTCCCGCTTCATCTCTAACCACCTTTCTGCGCACATCGTCC GTCTTGCACAGGAACATGGAACAATGTCTGAGGATGTTGTTCGAAAGGCCTTTTCTGCTACAGAGGAAGGCTTCCTGTCGCTTGTGCGCAGGACACATTTGATAAAACCTGCTATGGCTACTATTGGATCTTGCTGTCTGGTTGGTATCATATGGAGAGGGACACTCTACCTGGCCAATCTTGGTGATTCTAGGGCGGTCGTTGGTTCTGTGAATGGATCAAGCAGGATTGTTGCTGAGCAGTTAACAAGAGACCACAATGCTAGCATGGAAGAGATTAGGCAGGAGCTTAGGACTCTTCATCCTGATGATTCGCAAATCGTTGTTCTTAAGAATGGTGTTTGGCGCATCAAAGGCATCATACAG GTTTCAAGGTCTATAGGTGATGCATACTTGAAGAAGCGAGAATTCGCCGCTGATCCATCCACAGCTCGTTTCCACCTCTCGGAACCTCTCCGCCGGCCTGTTCTGACGTCAGAGCCATCTGTATGTTCAAGAGTTCTTAGTTCACAAGACCGTTTTTTGATCTTTGCATCGGATGGATTATGGGAGCACCTCTCAAACCAGCAAGCTGTTGAAATTGTCCACAATAATCCACGAGAA GGTATTGCAAGGAGATTAGTACAAGCGGCTCTAAAAGAAGCTGCAAGGAAGAGAGAAATGAGGTATGGCGATATTAAGAAGCTCGATAAAGGAGTCCGGCGCTACATCCACGACGACATAACAGTTGTTGTTGTCTTCGTCGATCATGAACTGCAGTCGGAGGATTCTGCTTCAACCTCTGTTCCTGAACTCTCAGTTCGTGGGTTTGTTGATGCAGGGGGGCGCTCCATCTTTTCAGGGTTGAATGACATTACTTGA
- the LOC136496054 gene encoding protein VACUOLELESS GAMETOPHYTES-like, translating into MEKLNKEDDTLIHISHRHLLHLTDIPSGDTAPPYCHACRFPCTSSIYQCAPCRYVLHPSCARFARTIRHPSHPEHDLSLRLTPAGDYGCHLCRACRHIGYSWSFRCDPCAFDLHLPCAALPEAATAPAHRHRLTLTYEDPRRGMGSFDFCAVCRKGYSTARWFYACRECGVGGHVGCVVPDTPLRDEYAALDKEQAAVANAATWPEAPVPESQQLEELLNEQRIEIARMELGAGGLLPLFAKACED; encoded by the coding sequence atggagaagcTAAATAAAGAGGATGATACCTTGATCCATATCAGCCACCGCCACCTTCTCCACCTCACCGACATCCCCAGCGGCGACACGGCGCCGCCGTACTGCCATGCTTGCCGCTTCCCGTGCACTAGCTCCATCTACCAGTGCGCGCCGTGCCGCTACGTCCTGCACCCGTCGTGCGCCCGGTTCGCCCGCACCATCCGCCACCCGTCGCACCCGGAGCACGACCTCAGCCTCCGGCTCACGCCGGCGGGAGATTACGGCTGCCACCTATGCCGAGCATGCCGTCACATCGGCTACTCCTGGTCCTTCCGCTGCGACCCGTGCGCGTTCGACCTGCACCTCCCCTGCGCGGCGCTGCCGGAAGCGGCCACCGCGCCCGCGCACCGGCACCGGCTCACGCTCACGTACGAGGACCCGAGGAGGGGCATGGGCTCGTTCGATTTCTGCGCGGTGTGCCGCAAGGGCTACAGCACGGCAAGGTGGTTCTACGCGTGCAGGGAGTGCGGCGTCGGCGGGCACGTCGGTTGCGTCGTGCCGGACACGCCGCTGAGGGACGAGTACGCCGCCCTCGACAAGGAGCAGGCCGCCGTGGCAAACGCGGCTACGTGGCCGGAGGCTCCGGTTCCGGAGTCCCAGCAGCTGGAGGAACTTCTCAACGAGCAGAGGATCGAGATCGCGAGGATGGAACTGGGTGCGGGCGGGCTTCTGCCGTTGTTCGCCAAGGCGTGCGAAGATTGA